A part of Rhinoderma darwinii isolate aRhiDar2 chromosome 1, aRhiDar2.hap1, whole genome shotgun sequence genomic DNA contains:
- the LOC142662115 gene encoding mitochondrial amidoxime-reducing component 1-like isoform X2 — protein sequence MSSSSLVNISGAMQSVVENFQRHRLPLLCAAGLGVTAIASWMWWRKKHVELRKVGTVSQLLIYPVKSCQGISVQEAECLELGLRHGKLEDRHWLVVSEKGQMVTGRQEPRIVLISVTGCGSSLCLEAPGMEKIMVPVDQPKNNSVLDCRVFGLDIQGRDCGDEVSSWLTTYFQSSTPYRLVHFDPNVMKPRKAKNVERPFREKDVIAYPDASPIMLLSETSLEELNRRMENPVSLANFRPCIVVSGCEAFSEDGWDDVSVGTTRLKRVMACGRCILTTVDPNTGVMTRQEPLDTLRTFRMSDESLSHLYNKAPLFGQYYGVDRTGTLRVGDPVYLVVHKA from the coding sequence ATGTCAAGCTCGTCACTTGTGAACATCTCCGGAGCGATGCAGTCAGTGGTTGAGAACTTCCAACGCCATCgcttgcctctactctgtgcagcCGGCCTTGGAGTCACAGCAATTGCTTCATGGATGTGGTGGAGAAAGAAACATGTGGAGCTGAGAAAAGTAGGTACAGTCTCCCAGCTTCTTATATACCCTGTCAAGTCATGTCAAGGAATCTCAGTGCAAGAAGCTGAGTGTCTGGAGCTGGGGTTAAGACATGGAAAACTTGAGGATCGGCACTGGCTGGTGGTGAGCGAGAAAGGACAGATGGTGACTGGTCGGCAGGAGCCACGAATTGTGCTCATATCTGTGACTGGCTGTGGAAGCTCACTCTGCCTAGAAGCCCCAGGGATGGAGAAGATAATGGTTCCAGTAGATCAACCCAAAAACAACAGTGTTTTGGATTGCCGAGTATTTGGCCTTGACATCCAGGGTCGAGACTGTGGAGATGAGGTGTCTAGTTGGctgactacctattttcagagtaGTACACCCTACCGCCtggtgcattttgaccccaacgTGATGAAGCCACGGAAGGCCAAGAACGTAGAGAGACCATTCCGAGAGAAAGATGTCATTGCCTATCCTGATGCCAGTCCCATCATGCTGCTGTCTGAAACATCACTCGAAGAACTCAACAGGCGAATGGAAAATCCAGTCTCACTGGCCAATTTCCGACCTTGCATTGTTGTGTCTGGGTGTGAGGCTTTTTCAGAGGATGGTTGGGATGATGTGAGCGTGGGCACCACAAGACTAAAGAGGGTTATGGCATGTGGTCGATGTATCTTGACCACGGTTGACCCAAACACAGGAGTTATGACTCGTCAAGAACCACTGGATACATTGAGAACCTTCCGAATGAGTGATGAATCCCTGAGCCACCTCTACAATAAAGCACCTCTCTTTGGGCAGTATTATGGGGTTGACCGAACTGGGACATTGAGAGTTGGAGATCCAGTGTATCTTGTGGTCCACAAGGCATAG